A window from Festucalex cinctus isolate MCC-2025b chromosome 4, RoL_Fcin_1.0, whole genome shotgun sequence encodes these proteins:
- the tnfaip8l3 gene encoding tumor necrosis factor alpha-induced protein 8-like protein 3, translated as MDSDSGEQSDGDLSPGHESFNSRSLALQAQKKILSKMATMVVANMLTDDTSSEILDELYKTSREFTKSKKEAHKIIKDVIKIALKIGILYRNHQFSPDELDTVERFKKKMNQAAMTAVSFYEVEYTFDRNILSELLLECRDLLHTLVEQHLTARSHARIDHVFNHFAHGEFLAELYGDGDEYRLSLRKICNGINKLLDEGTL; from the coding sequence GACACGAGAGCTTCAACTCGCGCTCCTTGGCTCTGCAGGCCCAGAAGAAGATCCTGAGCAAGATGGCGACCATGGTGGTGGCCAACATGCTGACGGACGACACCAGCAGCGAGATCCTGGACGAGCTGTACAAGACCAGTCGCGAGTTCACCAAAAGCAAGAAGGAAGCCCACAAGATCATCAAAGACGTCATCAAGATCGCCCTGAAGATCGGCATCCTGTACCGCAACCACCAGTTCAGCCCCGACGAGCTTGACACGGTGGAGCGCTTCAAGAAGAAGATGAACCAGGCGGCCATGACGGCGGTGTCCTTCTACGAGGTGGAGTACACCTTTGACCGGAATATTCTGTCCGAGCTCCTGTTGGAGTGCCGGGACCTGCTTCACACGCTGGTCGAGCAGCACCTGACGGCTCGCTCGCACGCTCGCATCGACCACGTTTTCAACCATTTCGCCCACGGCGAGTTCCTGGCCGAGCTGTACGGGGACGGAGACGAGTACAGACTGTCTCTGAGGAAGATCTGCAACGGCATCAACAAACTGCTGGACGAGGGGACGCTTTAA